In the genome of Streptomyces sp. NBC_00190, one region contains:
- a CDS encoding DUF5994 family protein produces MAASDNPAPLKLLPDAIHQAVKRGAALLRLETTQSRQGLLDGAWWPRSRDVTIELPALITALTSHLGPITRVGLDTSAWQDVPTRLVIDGQVVHLDADPVGDDTVLVTRGHNDHFALLVVPPDTTADAAREAMARAVRADNITQATQILIATTPEPEEPAAEAAG; encoded by the coding sequence ATGGCCGCATCCGACAACCCCGCCCCTTTGAAACTCCTCCCGGACGCGATCCACCAAGCGGTCAAGCGTGGCGCCGCCCTGCTCCGGCTGGAAACCACACAATCCCGCCAAGGGCTCCTGGACGGCGCCTGGTGGCCGCGCTCCAGGGACGTCACGATCGAGCTGCCCGCACTGATCACGGCACTGACCTCGCACCTCGGGCCCATCACGCGGGTTGGCCTGGACACCTCCGCCTGGCAGGACGTCCCGACCCGTCTGGTCATCGACGGCCAGGTCGTACACCTGGACGCCGACCCCGTCGGCGACGACACCGTCCTCGTCACTCGCGGCCACAACGACCACTTCGCCCTGCTGGTGGTCCCCCCGGACACCACCGCCGACGCCGCCCGCGAAGCGATGGCCCGCGCCGTCCGCGCCGACAACATCACGCAGGCCACTCAGATCCTCATCGCCACCACACCCGAACCTGAGGAGCCCGCCGCCGAGGCGGCGGGCTGA
- a CDS encoding MerR family transcriptional regulator: MTAHDSFDDRLDDDDYPAYTMGRAAAMLGTTQSFLRAIGEARLITPLRSEGGHRRYSRYQLRIAARARELVDQGTPIEAACRIVILEDQLAEAQRINAEYRRTAETPNPPAAV; the protein is encoded by the coding sequence ATGACAGCACACGACTCGTTCGACGATCGTCTCGACGACGACGACTACCCCGCTTACACCATGGGCCGGGCCGCAGCCATGCTCGGCACCACCCAGAGCTTCCTCCGCGCCATCGGAGAAGCCCGCCTCATCACCCCGCTCCGCTCAGAGGGCGGACACCGCCGCTACTCCCGTTACCAGCTGCGCATCGCCGCCCGCGCGCGGGAGCTCGTCGACCAGGGCACCCCCATCGAGGCCGCCTGCCGCATCGTCATCCTCGAAGACCAGCTCGCGGAAGCCCAGCGCATCAACGCCGAATACCGCCGCACCGCCGAAACACCCAATCCACCAGCCGCAGTGTGA
- a CDS encoding DUF2267 domain-containing protein, with protein MYDQPRANPSLAAMTFDQMLERVRYEGAYPTRERAEEAVRAVLAALGRQITGDERVDLAQCLPVEAALTLTAQIPDTEQLTGWGFVKELAARTGGTPATARWDTGAVLAVVSRLAGPDLLARILHQLPGGYALLFGQAELRQPQPAA; from the coding sequence ATGTACGACCAGCCTCGAGCGAACCCGTCCCTCGCGGCCATGACGTTCGACCAGATGCTGGAACGCGTGCGCTACGAAGGCGCCTATCCCACCCGCGAACGCGCCGAGGAAGCCGTCCGCGCTGTCCTCGCCGCCCTCGGCCGGCAGATCACCGGAGACGAGCGTGTCGATCTCGCGCAGTGCCTGCCCGTCGAGGCCGCCCTCACCCTGACCGCCCAGATCCCCGACACCGAACAACTCACCGGCTGGGGCTTCGTCAAAGAGCTGGCCGCCCGCACCGGGGGCACCCCGGCCACCGCGCGCTGGGACACCGGCGCCGTACTCGCCGTCGTCTCCCGGCTCGCAGGCCCCGACCTCCTCGCCCGAATCCTCCACCAGCTTCCCGGCGGCTACGCACTCCTCTTCGGCCAGGCAGAACTGCGGCAGCCCCAGCCCGCCGCCTGA
- a CDS encoding DUF2267 domain-containing protein — MTMRREAFLDHVQERGEYQTREEAERAARVVLALLGAHLVGTVRAELAARLPETYALILLNPLQAAEPLSPERFIRAAAAWIEGATEKTALWDIGAVLSTVAAAAGDVLMREVLLQLPPGYDLLFGHPQPT, encoded by the coding sequence ATGACGATGCGCCGGGAGGCGTTCCTGGACCACGTCCAGGAACGCGGTGAGTATCAGACTCGGGAGGAGGCCGAACGGGCGGCCCGCGTCGTCCTGGCCCTGCTGGGCGCACACCTGGTCGGCACCGTGCGGGCCGAGCTCGCCGCCCGGCTCCCCGAGACGTACGCCCTGATCCTCCTCAACCCCCTGCAGGCCGCCGAACCGCTCTCACCTGAACGCTTCATCCGCGCGGCTGCGGCCTGGATCGAAGGCGCCACCGAGAAGACGGCCCTGTGGGACATCGGCGCGGTCCTCTCCACCGTGGCCGCCGCGGCGGGAGACGTCCTCATGCGCGAGGTCCTGCTGCAGCTCCCGCCCGGCTACGACCTCCTCTTCGGCCACCCCCAGCCCACCTGA
- a CDS encoding Hsp20/alpha crystallin family protein, with protein sequence MLMRTDPFREMDRIVQQLSGASGTWSKPSVMPMDAYRQGDVYVIAFDLPGVSTEAIDIDVERNMLTVKAERRPAEKSDGVQMELSERPLGVFSRQVMLADTLDTERIEAEYDAGVLTLRIPIAERAKPRKISIGGESGRKQISG encoded by the coding sequence ATGTTGATGCGCACTGACCCGTTCCGCGAGATGGACCGGATCGTTCAGCAGCTTTCGGGTGCGTCGGGCACGTGGTCGAAGCCGTCCGTGATGCCGATGGACGCCTACCGCCAAGGCGACGTGTACGTGATCGCCTTCGACCTCCCCGGCGTGAGCACGGAGGCGATCGACATCGACGTCGAGCGGAACATGCTGACGGTGAAGGCCGAGCGTCGGCCCGCGGAGAAGTCCGACGGCGTGCAGATGGAGCTCTCCGAGCGGCCCCTCGGCGTCTTCTCCCGCCAGGTCATGCTGGCCGACACCCTCGACACCGAGCGCATCGAAGCCGAGTACGACGCGGGTGTCCTGACCCTGCGGATCCCGATCGCCGAGCGCGCCAAGCCGCGGAAGATCAGCATCGGCGGCGAGTCCGGCCGCAAGCAGATCTCCGGCTGA
- a CDS encoding HSP18 transcriptional regulator, producing MNEAAEPITPVPFLAAAAALEAINQAVKDAQQPSARTPTAEAAPAADSGPHPALAALLMLREVREQLAGWESGLIETARGRGASWADLAGPLGVASRQAAERRYLRLRPGTAGSTGEERVQATRDTRAADRTVTAWARDNAADLRRLAGQVTALTGLPANAQDAIGDLNLALADNDAARLVRPLTATRAHLRPEDAELAERIDALTQHTNQLRQDTHDQRST from the coding sequence ATGAACGAGGCCGCCGAGCCGATCACACCAGTCCCTTTCCTGGCTGCCGCCGCGGCGCTGGAGGCCATCAACCAGGCCGTCAAGGACGCGCAGCAACCCTCCGCGAGAACCCCGACGGCCGAAGCGGCGCCCGCGGCGGACTCTGGCCCGCACCCGGCTCTGGCCGCGCTGCTGATGCTGCGCGAGGTCCGTGAGCAGCTCGCGGGCTGGGAGAGCGGCCTGATCGAAACCGCCCGCGGTAGGGGCGCGAGCTGGGCCGACCTCGCAGGCCCCCTCGGGGTCGCCAGCCGGCAGGCCGCCGAACGCCGCTACCTGCGCCTGCGCCCCGGCACCGCCGGAAGCACGGGCGAGGAACGCGTCCAGGCCACCCGTGACACCCGCGCCGCCGACCGCACCGTTACCGCCTGGGCCCGCGACAACGCGGCCGACCTGCGCCGACTCGCCGGGCAGGTCACCGCGCTCACCGGCCTCCCCGCCAACGCCCAGGACGCCATCGGCGACTTGAACCTGGCCCTCGCCGACAACGACGCTGCCCGTCTCGTTCGCCCCCTGACCGCCACCCGGGCCCATCTGCGGCCCGAGGACGCCGAGCTCGCCGAACGTATTGACGCCTTGACCCAGCACACGAACCAGCTCCGCCAGGACACCCACGACCAGCGCAGCACGTGA
- a CDS encoding STAS domain-containing protein, which translates to MVEHPPRTAGGSDVAVEVLDHTVAVRLTGEIDLETAHSLHFALSEALAYASPAKPVAVDCSRLTFCDSSALNALLAARRAAQETGAVIRLAAPNPQLRRLLEITGTLALFPVDQDPPPAGRVPGRRPDGPSQ; encoded by the coding sequence ATGGTCGAACACCCGCCCCGGACGGCCGGCGGTAGCGACGTCGCCGTAGAGGTCCTGGACCACACCGTCGCGGTCAGGCTCACCGGCGAGATCGACCTCGAGACGGCGCACTCCCTGCACTTCGCCCTCTCCGAAGCTCTCGCTTACGCGTCACCGGCCAAGCCGGTGGCGGTCGACTGCAGCCGCCTCACCTTCTGCGACTCCTCGGCACTCAACGCACTCCTCGCCGCACGACGCGCAGCGCAAGAGACCGGCGCCGTCATCCGCTTGGCCGCCCCCAACCCCCAGCTCCGGCGCCTCCTGGAGATCACCGGCACCCTGGCTCTCTTCCCCGTGGACCAGGACCCGCCGCCGGCCGGCCGCGTTCCCGGGCGGCGCCCGGATGGACCCTCGCAGTAG
- a CDS encoding alpha/beta fold hydrolase, translating to MPENTARVRRDVGRYVNDALRDRYFAAADVLYAMGAPAHSETDVETSFGTTHVYRYGPSDPAAESRTPIVLIHGAGYSSAMWYPNTPGLSLDRPVYALDTPGDANRSVHREPMWQPERAAQWMDEALDALGLDRVHLVGSSYGGWLVLNQTHRRPGRLASVTALDPGGLEKVGLRFFAWVFVSLFATFAPKALRPRLAKWLDQPVIAVPEMRKWIQLGARAYRIRRPAPLPLAEDALRSIRTPLYVIMGKHSLLVHPKRQLERVPRLVPGARAEIITATGHGPQIDHPDVVNARMLSFMEDVDSLDPAAVGGA from the coding sequence GTGCCCGAGAACACCGCCCGCGTACGCCGCGACGTCGGTCGCTACGTCAACGACGCCCTGCGCGACCGCTACTTCGCCGCCGCCGACGTCCTCTACGCGATGGGGGCACCCGCCCACTCCGAGACGGACGTGGAGACGAGCTTCGGCACCACCCACGTCTACCGGTACGGGCCCTCGGACCCCGCCGCCGAGTCCCGTACGCCGATCGTCCTGATCCACGGCGCCGGCTACAGCTCGGCGATGTGGTACCCCAACACCCCCGGGCTCAGCCTCGACCGCCCCGTCTACGCCCTCGACACCCCCGGCGACGCCAACCGCAGCGTCCACCGCGAGCCCATGTGGCAGCCCGAGCGCGCCGCACAGTGGATGGACGAGGCCCTCGACGCTCTCGGCCTCGACCGGGTCCACCTCGTCGGCTCCTCCTACGGCGGCTGGCTCGTGCTCAACCAAACCCACCGACGGCCCGGACGGCTCGCCTCGGTCACCGCCCTCGACCCCGGCGGCCTGGAGAAGGTCGGCCTGCGCTTCTTCGCCTGGGTCTTCGTGAGCCTGTTCGCCACCTTCGCCCCCAAGGCGCTGCGCCCCCGGCTCGCCAAGTGGCTGGACCAGCCGGTCATAGCCGTCCCCGAGATGCGCAAATGGATCCAGCTCGGCGCCCGTGCGTACCGGATCCGCCGCCCCGCACCGCTGCCGCTGGCCGAGGATGCGCTGCGATCCATCCGGACCCCGCTCTACGTCATCATGGGCAAGCACAGCCTGCTCGTACACCCCAAGCGGCAGCTGGAACGCGTTCCGCGCCTTGTTCCCGGAGCCCGCGCCGAGATCATCACCGCGACGGGGCACGGCCCGCAGATCGACCACCCCGACGTGGTCAATGCCCGGATGCTGTCCTTCATGGAAGACGTCGACTCCCTCGACCCTGCTGCGGTCGGCGGCGCATAG
- a CDS encoding TetR/AcrR family transcriptional regulator encodes MPKRVDHEERRAQIAEALIRVAGRRGLHAVGMRDVAAEAGVSLRLVQYYFETKEKLLFCGLRHLTDRFAARVCARLAAAGPEPGPRATVEALLLASLPTDEESRTFHLLYSSYAILSVTDEALAAQPFIDNPDAAESAVTGLLEQAQASGLADPGIDARTEAISLLAMAATMGTSILVGQRSPESAIAVLRHHLDRIFTAVRTSERGAGSN; translated from the coding sequence ATGCCGAAGCGTGTGGATCACGAGGAGCGGCGCGCCCAGATCGCCGAGGCGCTCATCCGGGTCGCGGGGCGGCGGGGGCTGCATGCCGTCGGCATGCGTGACGTGGCCGCAGAGGCCGGTGTGTCGCTCCGGCTGGTGCAGTACTACTTCGAGACCAAGGAGAAGCTGCTCTTCTGCGGCCTCCGGCACCTGACCGACCGCTTCGCCGCGAGGGTGTGTGCCCGCTTGGCCGCTGCCGGCCCGGAGCCGGGCCCGCGCGCCACGGTGGAGGCGCTGCTGCTGGCCTCGCTGCCGACCGACGAGGAGAGCCGCACGTTCCACCTGCTGTACAGCTCCTACGCGATCCTGTCGGTGACCGACGAGGCGCTGGCCGCCCAGCCCTTCATCGACAACCCCGACGCCGCGGAGAGCGCCGTGACCGGCCTGCTCGAACAGGCCCAGGCGTCAGGTCTGGCCGATCCCGGCATCGACGCGCGCACGGAGGCGATCAGCCTGCTCGCGATGGCGGCGACCATGGGCACCAGCATCCTCGTGGGCCAGCGGAGTCCGGAGTCGGCGATCGCCGTGCTCCGCCACCACCTGGACCGGATCTTCACGGCTGTCAGGACGTCCGAGCGGGGAGCGGGATCAAACTGA
- the dcd gene encoding dCTP deaminase, producing MLLSDKDIRAEIDSGRVRIDPFEESMVQPSSIDVRLDRFFRVFENHRYAHIDPAVEQTDLTRMVEPEGDEAFILHPGEFVLASTYEVISLPDDIASRLEGKSSLGRLGLVTHSTAGFIDPGFSGHVTLELSNLATLPIKLWPGMKIGQLCMFRLSSPAEFPYGSERYGSRYQGQRGPTASRSFQSFHRTQVRHEA from the coding sequence GTGCTTCTCTCTGACAAAGACATCCGGGCCGAGATCGACAGCGGACGGGTTCGCATCGACCCGTTCGAGGAATCGATGGTGCAGCCCTCCAGCATCGATGTACGTCTCGACCGGTTCTTCCGGGTGTTCGAGAATCACCGCTACGCGCACATCGACCCCGCCGTCGAGCAGACCGACCTGACCAGGATGGTCGAGCCGGAGGGCGACGAGGCGTTCATTCTGCATCCGGGTGAGTTCGTGCTCGCCTCGACGTACGAGGTCATCTCGCTGCCGGACGACATCGCCTCCAGACTGGAGGGGAAGTCCAGCCTGGGCCGCCTCGGCCTGGTGACGCATTCGACCGCCGGGTTCATCGACCCCGGGTTCTCGGGCCACGTGACCCTGGAGCTGTCGAACCTCGCCACCCTGCCGATCAAGCTCTGGCCGGGCATGAAGATCGGGCAGCTGTGCATGTTCCGGCTCAGCTCGCCCGCCGAGTTCCCGTACGGCAGTGAGCGCTACGGATCCCGGTACCAGGGGCAGCGCGGGCCGACCGCCTCGCGCTCCTTCCAGAGTTTCCACCGCACCCAGGTGAGGCACGAGGCATGA
- a CDS encoding phosphoribosyltransferase: MSDGVRENLDYEGFGRAVRELAQTIADDGFEPDIILSIARGGVFVAGGLAYALDCKNIHLVNVEFYTGVGTTLEMPVMLAPVPEAIDFTDKKVLIADDVADTGKTLKLVHDFCLGHVAEVRSAVIYEKSHSLVKCEYVWKKTDEWINFPWSVEPPVVKREGQVLDA, translated from the coding sequence ATGAGTGACGGAGTACGCGAGAACCTCGACTACGAGGGATTCGGGCGGGCTGTGCGGGAGCTCGCGCAGACCATCGCAGACGACGGCTTCGAGCCCGACATCATCCTGAGCATCGCCCGGGGCGGGGTGTTCGTCGCCGGCGGACTGGCGTACGCGCTCGACTGCAAGAACATCCACCTGGTGAACGTCGAGTTCTACACCGGTGTCGGGACCACGCTGGAGATGCCGGTCATGCTGGCTCCCGTGCCCGAGGCGATCGACTTCACCGACAAGAAGGTCCTCATCGCCGATGACGTGGCCGACACCGGCAAGACGCTCAAGCTCGTGCACGACTTCTGCCTCGGGCATGTCGCCGAGGTGCGGTCCGCGGTCATCTACGAGAAGTCGCACTCCCTCGTGAAGTGCGAGTACGTGTGGAAGAAGACGGACGAGTGGATCAACTTCCCCTGGTCGGTGGAGCCGCCCGTCGTGAAGCGTGAGGGCCAGGTCCTCGACGCGTAG
- a CDS encoding sensor histidine kinase codes for MTKVRLTVESGRISPTRAPAALDEAVRLIDRLGRLVTGLLARARVEAGTQEVQLTPLRLDQLVEQTVEELPDRTGVTVTTEAAVVNGDPELLAQAVRNLVENALRHGGGTPVEVHVTTDRVTVPDHGAGVPADDRARVFERHVTGAASTGTGTGLAIVRWVAELHGGTARLTPAHGGGLLAELLLPQQRQRAEADGDGDGDEH; via the coding sequence ATGACGAAGGTGCGTCTGACCGTCGAAAGCGGCAGGATCTCGCCCACCCGCGCCCCTGCCGCCCTGGATGAGGCGGTCCGGCTCATCGACCGGCTCGGCCGGCTGGTCACCGGGCTGCTGGCCCGGGCCCGGGTCGAGGCCGGTACCCAGGAAGTCCAACTCACGCCGCTGCGGCTCGACCAACTGGTCGAGCAGACCGTGGAGGAACTGCCGGACCGCACCGGCGTCACGGTCACCACCGAGGCCGCCGTCGTCAACGGCGACCCCGAGCTCCTCGCCCAAGCAGTCCGCAACCTCGTGGAGAACGCACTGCGACACGGCGGTGGCACCCCGGTCGAGGTGCACGTCACCACCGACCGGGTAACGGTGCCGGACCACGGCGCCGGCGTACCGGCCGACGACCGCGCACGGGTCTTCGAACGCCACGTCACCGGGGCCGCGAGTACCGGAACCGGCACGGGCCTGGCCATCGTCCGCTGGGTCGCCGAACTCCACGGCGGCACCGCCCGGCTCACCCCGGCACACGGCGGCGGCCTCCTGGCCGAGCTGCTACTGCCTCAGCAACGGCAGCGCGCGGAAGCCGACGGCGACGGCGACGGCGACGAGCACTGA
- a CDS encoding glycoside hydrolase family 9 protein — protein sequence MGEILPLSTVRRTFVIGAGTTFPHCPEHQPANLAGDLGGEGGILRGGVVNGPNAADKLKDLNSFPTMRKCPTGQGNPFAAFDGRGGGFMDHVGAWQTVESADDFTATALLSFTLSAAPPSAGPTPADGTTAPRGDPRIRVAVHRYA from the coding sequence GTGGGCGAGATCCTGCCGCTTTCGACGGTCAGACGCACCTTCGTCATCGGCGCCGGGACCACCTTCCCGCACTGCCCCGAACACCAGCCGGCCAACCTCGCCGGTGACCTGGGCGGCGAGGGCGGCATCCTGCGGGGCGGCGTCGTCAACGGCCCCAACGCGGCGGACAAGCTCAAGGACCTCAACTCCTTCCCCACCATGCGCAAGTGCCCGACCGGCCAGGGCAACCCCTTCGCCGCCTTCGACGGCCGCGGCGGCGGCTTCATGGATCACGTGGGCGCCTGGCAGACGGTCGAATCAGCCGACGACTTCACCGCCACGGCCCTCCTCTCCTTCACCCTCTCCGCCGCGCCTCCGAGCGCCGGACCGACCCCAGCTGACGGCACGACGGCACCGCGAGGAGACCCGCGCATACGCGTGGCCGTACACAGGTACGCGTGA
- a CDS encoding Yip1 family protein — MAGFRIGRGRDNNRTPQQPPRQQPYGQQQPPPYGQQPYPQAGPPPQQQWPQPGPGGHGEPEYFDPYGQQQPPQAQQPPYGHGGHGGHGGYTNDNPGHTQVFAVGEDPYSQGGTYQAGAAAAAPAGPRLPWKELLRGIVMRPGQTFLQMRDYAVWGPALTVTFLYGLLAVFGLDDARKDVINATLAKAVPIVLSTGVAFVICGLLLGAVTHTLARQMGGDGSWQPTVGLSMLIMSLTDAPRLLFAVFLGGDNGLVQVLGWATWVAAGFLFTSLVAKSHDLPWPKALGASAIQLIALLSIIKLGTI; from the coding sequence GTGGCTGGATTCAGGATCGGACGCGGCCGGGACAACAACCGCACCCCGCAACAACCCCCGCGGCAGCAGCCGTACGGACAGCAGCAACCGCCGCCGTACGGCCAGCAGCCCTACCCTCAGGCAGGCCCGCCGCCGCAGCAGCAGTGGCCGCAGCCGGGACCAGGGGGGCACGGTGAGCCCGAGTACTTCGACCCGTACGGACAGCAGCAGCCGCCGCAGGCGCAGCAGCCCCCGTACGGCCACGGAGGGCACGGCGGCCACGGGGGCTACACCAACGACAACCCCGGGCACACCCAGGTCTTCGCCGTCGGCGAGGACCCGTACAGCCAGGGCGGGACGTACCAGGCGGGCGCGGCCGCGGCCGCTCCGGCCGGCCCGCGGCTGCCGTGGAAGGAACTGCTCCGCGGCATCGTGATGCGGCCGGGACAGACCTTCCTGCAGATGCGCGACTACGCCGTCTGGGGTCCGGCGCTGACCGTGACCTTCCTCTACGGGCTCCTCGCGGTCTTCGGCCTCGACGACGCCCGCAAGGACGTGATCAACGCGACTCTCGCCAAGGCCGTCCCGATCGTCCTGTCCACCGGCGTGGCCTTCGTCATCTGCGGGCTGCTCCTGGGCGCGGTCACGCACACCCTGGCCCGCCAGATGGGCGGCGACGGCTCCTGGCAGCCCACCGTGGGCCTGTCGATGCTGATCATGTCGCTGACGGACGCCCCCCGCCTGCTCTTCGCCGTGTTCCTGGGCGGCGACAACGGCTTGGTCCAGGTCCTGGGCTGGGCCACCTGGGTGGCCGCGGGCTTCCTGTTCACGTCCCTCGTCGCCAAATCGCACGACCTGCCGTGGCCGAAGGCGCTGGGCGCGTCCGCGATCCAGCTCATCGCCCTGCTGTCGATCATCAAGCTGGGCACGATCTAG